The Amycolatopsis sp. DG1A-15b genome contains the following window.
ACCCGCGGCCTCGAGCACCGCGGCAAGCTGGACGGCAACCAGGAGCTGATCGGCTTCGCGAACACGCTGGAGCAGGTCGTCGTCGAGACCGTCGAGAGCGGTCAGATGACGAAGGACCTCGCGCTGCTCATCAGCAAGGACCAGCCGTGGCAGACGACCGAGGAGTTCCTCGCGACGCTGGACGACAACCTGGCGAAGAAGATCGCCCAGGGCTGAGTTTTTTGCTTCGAAAAGCCCCTTCCCGGTTCGCCGGGAAGGGGCTTTTTCCGGTTGATCACGCGTTGTCACCTCGCGCGGGCGCCGCTGGCGCCTCCGGGTGGTTGCGACGTCCGGCGCTGCCGTCCGGGTAAAGGATTGCCTACCCTTGGCGTGGGGACGGGCTCGCGAGTTGGAGGAAGGCATGTCGAAGAAGACTCTGCTCATCTTGGGCGCGCTCGTCCTGGTCGTCATCGTCTACGCCATGAACACGGGCAAGCAGGCGTCGGGGGCGTCGGCCACCGGCTGCAAGGTGACGGTGACCGCGGACGTCCTGAACGCCCGCGAGACGGCCGACGGCAACGCGAAGATCGTCGGCAAGTACCTGCGT
Protein-coding sequences here:
- a CDS encoding SH3 domain-containing protein, whose protein sequence is MSKKTLLILGALVLVVIVYAMNTGKQASGASATGCKVTVTADVLNARETADGNAKIVGKYLRDAQFDAMPGVQNGFRKVADDKWVAAEFTQPVAGSAC